TTGTTGGCTATTCATAAGTACTCAAAAGAGTTTAAAGAAGGGACATGTGTGGTTTGTTTGGGTGAGTTTGAAGAAAATGAGGAGGTTAGAATAATGCCGGAATGTgcacatgtttttcatgtttcgTGTATTGATATGTGGCTTTTTTCGCATGATAATTGCCCTCTTTGTCGGGCTAATGCCATACCTCGGACACATGATGTTCTTATATCTATCTTGGCTTCCTCCCGACCAGTTGAGTAAGCGGCCTCAGCATGCTTCAGCGGTTTGAACTTGAATATTGTACAAAAATGAGTTGACAAAGGCTCATGTAAGATGTTTTTTGTTGGAATTGTTAAATACTTGTcagatacccgacgggtaatagGTTAAGTATGAGACAAGATATTACAAACAAGTATGGGTGAGATTAGCCACACCCAACCCATACCCGACCCATTGACATTACCACATCATCACCCGTTTATCTCCATGCAGACCAAGCACTCCCTTAATAATTTATGATATGCCTTAAGTGTTTCCTTAATAATTTATGATATGCCTCAcattaaaattttatatttttttcttaatAATTTTCTGTTCCCTAATTataaatttttaaaataataaaaaagtagtATAAGATAAGTACTTACCCTTTTATAAAAGTTAGGCTAGAGGGTATTgtgatggtcctccaagggaggatgatccACCACGTAGGCGTCACATTATAGTCCTctcaaggatggtccatcccacaaaactagagggtatggaggatggtcctagatgatcctaccccaccacttttatgttttttatttttttaatcttttactttttttttaacatttaacaaataaactaacaaaatattttcattaatattaaaaaacattacataaacttaaaaaaaataaacttaaaaaaatccgCAGTTAGAAACGGATCGAAAAACGAATAAGGAATGACGAACGAAACAATTTTTACGCGATTTAACGCGACCGACGACCATACGCGTCTAATAGCGGTATATGACataatttcaactgtttcgactCTAAGATTTTATTTTACGACAACATATGAGAAACGGGAGTGAAAACGGGCTTCGGAGACTTATCGGGCCGCTCAAAACACGCTAACAGGCCCTGGGCCCAACCCACTTAATAAAACCCTAGTATATAAACCATACTAAAATCCCTCAAACCCTCATTTCACCATTTCATCTCAGCCGACACACACTTTGTCTCTGCCTCCTCCCTTTACTCCGGCGACCGGAGCCGGGTTTCGGCCGGCCATACTGGCGCCGATTCACCGGAGGCAACAGGTTCATGATATTCCACTATATATACCATTGAAAACTTCATtagtttctgtcacggcccccgacccggtttgacccgtttcaggagccgcgggacaggaatcccgtggtatttaatttaagcgacagcggaagtctttttaaaaacaggatctttcaataatttaaactgctcgtttcataacttagggataagtTCCCGAAATTTataataatgtgatttctcagggaaatctttattttcaaaacatgttcatttatttatttacattgagccacttttctaagctgggagtgctccacggcacttttctttgctcataccagatcacctgaaacatgtttgaaaaaggttttgtcagcggggaaatactgagtgaatcattcattttactgaaaacgacacatttgttataatctacagtattaaggggaattacaatgtttctgatatcaaaccaactacccacagtatttgtcactcgaccatccattggctagcccatttgtccaatggtgtctgtgactgtggtcatatcaccccttggccacccgtttgtccaagtgtgatgGGAAagaagtaatgtatacaaaaccccacataccggctgtaacttggtgattacatagacttaatcactgtaactataactttaaaaataacttggagttttgaaaaacagtttgataaaaagagaatgactcataaactgtgagaaaagagtttataaaagaggaatgactcacattgcagatttacgagcagagtataagctttactgattagcctgctaacctaatttaaataacaatgcacacacaaacgggattagtaactaattcagcagttacgtcaattcacgagattaaaccctcgcaactattatcaagtgcgatacttaacaattcaatggattcacaacgaatgacagagcatagtccgaattcgaacagcactcaaacattcaagttgaaatcacaatgaataataaagtacaagctcaatttgagcagcactcggacaatcgttggatagttataatcgatcggacgttgaatcgtaatagcgatcgagttattaccctgattgcagcAGCACCttgtgatcgtgtgtgtgtgtttagacTGATTTCGGAATAACTCAACGTTCACAGAAGGTTTGTGCAACGTTTTAACACCAGAGTTctaatgccaaggtcggctatttatactaatttttgggacctgcttacggaccgtatgcctgatctcttacggtccgtaagctaagcagtctaattcataggctgcctagctcgGGTATAGCTTAGGTGACTCAAAGATCCAGCCAATTAGAACAGAGCAACGtcttattttagataattatcaactagggtttgccccccttgagttttaggggccctgatcctgattccgatcattctgaaaattttagggctagtgcagaattaattggatgtctcaattagggttttcttattgactaattattgtcctaattattgattttagtggcagttgttacatcctccctaccttgagaaaaatctcgtcctcgagatttactgaaatagatgagggtactttcgcttcatttctgattccagttcccaagtatattgtggtcctctcctggattcccatttgacttttactaacactagtcgtttgtgtttgagaaacttgattttccggtcttctatttgtaagggtttctctacgaatttcagcttttcgtttacttctatatcttgaagaggtactactagggattcgtctgataaacatttcttgagattggatacatgaaacacatcatgtactccaactaattcttctggtagttgtaaacgataagctactggtcctattcgttggatcactggaaatggtccaacatatctgggactcagttttcctttcttaccaaatcatACTACTcatttccaaggagaaactttcaaaagtactttgtctcctacctgaaattctaatggcttacggcggttgtctgcatagctcttctgacgatctctagctgtcttcaatctttccttgatttgagttattttgtctgtagtctcttgtacaatttctggacctgataactgattttctcctatctctgcccaacaaacgggagttctgcatttgcgtccatacagtgcttcgaatggagcagcttcgatgctcgaatgataactattgttataggagaattcaattaatggtaaatggctatcccaattaccaccaaagtcaattacacatgctcggagcatttcttccagggtttgtatcgtcctttcactttgtccgtccgtttgaggatgatatgcagtactcaaattaagtcgagttcccattgcttcttggaaacttgtccagaaacgggaagtaaaacgactatctctatccgatacaatggagagtgggactccatgtaaggatactacttcatctacgtacaacttggctaacttttccatgctaaaggtttccttcattggtagaaaatgagctgatttggttaatcgatccacaattacccaaatagcatcattaccttttctggttttgggtaacttagtaacaaaatccattgttatgagttcccatttccatacaggcatttctaactgttgtagtagtcctgaagatttctgatgttcggctttaacttgtgaacaggttagacacttagatacgtattcggctatatcctttttcattcctatcaaccaaaaattatttcttaaatcttggtacatcttattatttcctggatgtacagtatacctagatttatgagattcttctaaaatcttatttcttaattctccttgcttaggtatccaaattcgtttcttgtggaatctccatattccatcctttccttgttctaattcctttaggtaacctttcattccttcggcatcgtccttgattgccgttccctgaattttcttcaattgttccattaaatctaattgtagatttaacctaagagcacggactcgcttttgctttttatgatatttacgacttaaggcgtctgcgactacgtttgcctttccttcgtgatattgaatatcacagtcgtaatcacttaggatttccatccaccttctttgcctcatatttaactctttttgcccaaatatataccttaaactcttatggtccgtatagatagtaaacttacttccatacagataatgtctccaaattttaagggcgaaaattatggctcctaactctagatcatgagttgtataattttcttcgtgctttttcaattgcctagaggcatacgcaattacctttttgcgttgcatcagcacacatccatatccaaattttgaagcatcacagtatacttcaaaatcctcagttccttcgggtaaagctaaaattggagcatttgtcaatttgtgctttagaatcctaaaagcttcctcttgtctagatccccattcaaacttaacagctttacaggttagcttagttaaaggtatagctatcctagagaaatctttaataaatcgtctataatatccagctaagcctagaaaacttctaacttccatagctgttcgtggagctttccaatttgtgattgcttctattttagcaggatctacgtgaattccttcgtgattcaccatatgacctaaaaattgcacttcttgtagccagaattcacacttcgagaatttggcataaagcttttcctttcttaacaatgttaagagtgtatgcaagtgctcacaatgttcctcctgacttttggaataaataagtatatcgtcaatgaaaacgatcacaaatttatccaagtagggtttacagatcctattcatcatgtccataaatacagctggagcatttgttaatccaaagggcatgactgtaaactcataatgaccatacctagttctgaaagcagttttaggtatgtcctcctcttgcactttcagctggtgatatccagatcttaagtctatcttagagaaatacctagctccttgcaattgatcaaaaagatcatcaatcctaggtaatgggtatcggttcttaattgtaactttattcaattccctataatcgatatacatcctcattgatccatctttctttttcacaaacaacactggtgcaccccaaggggatgaactaggttgtatgaatcctttgcttagtaattcatctaattgctttttcaattctagcatttcagtaggtgctaatcgataaggtgtcttagctattggtgtagtacctggaattaaatgaattctaaactctacttccctatcaggtggtaaaccaggtaattcttcaggaaaaacatctgggtattctaaaactatagggatgtcctggagtttcttacttttagtgttaatgattacagaaatcatatacaccatttcttgtttccttgaataactagccaatttcattactgaaatgaattttagtggctttcgaggtctatctcctgaaattaatattacttctcctgtgggggtacggatttctacggaattcttatcacacaggattcgagcatggttggttattaaccaatccattcctaatactacatcgaatccggctaaattcataggtaataggtttgcagaaaacttatggcctaatatctttccttcttgcaaaaccttgtctatgttaacagaattcccttctgctgtttcgactgtataaatctgcctaagggtagttagaggtaagttaagagcttggcagaatgcagtattaatgaaactttggtttgcaccagaatcaaataatacttttgcatagacgttatgcactaagaacgtacccgctatcacgtctggaatgagttcggcttcttgagtggtcagctggaatgctcgtgcatttttcttagtagttccttcagtcgttttagctctaccgtctgctggtttagctaacttaggacattcagactggaaatgtcctgtttctctgcagttataacaaattcttgttttccttctgcagtcttcttcccgatgtcctcttgccttgcaaaagttgcaaaatatattgcactgtccatagtgtttctttttgcaatttctgcagaaaggaggtgatgaggattgccctgttcccctctttttgaacttattgttactattacccacacgaaatccttgggtaatcttctgagccaattccttcttgcgatcttcttctctggtgcggactagttcatcggttaaggtattagctaattccacagcatcgtcaatcgtgcgtggtctcgcagctttaacgatgttgcggatttctccgattaatccccaaatataacgggaaataagtaccggttctggcgaagccagggaaggtaccactctcgcatattcgaagaatgtcgaagtatatcctcgacagtctacacctatcatacgatggctcaggaacttgtttgccatttgttccttctcgtattcgggacaaaattttctttctacaagactcttaaattcttcccaattcattgcataggccacccttcttccttttgcttgtagcaccgtgttccaccattctagcgccccttctttgaacaagtttgacgcatacatcacttgatcttcttcaacacatttacttattgcaattactgcttcggttttctctaaccaacgcagtgttgcagttgccccttcattacctgcaaattctgcgggtttacaggcaagaaattctttgtaagtgcaaccaggtgttgcagctttcattctcttagggagtggggcctgttgcggatcatgatcgtcatgattgccgcctccatttatgctgttactgccgttatcttccggaatacgtttaataggaattaattgtggttcgacagatttttggacagcagccacaatttctggaatagcattggctatcccttgagcaataaagtgctcaatatcttgtctagttatatattgatcttcctgattttgctcagactgatttacttcattaactggttcactattagcgttttccatctgctaattagtattaatagaaat
This is a stretch of genomic DNA from Helianthus annuus cultivar XRQ/B chromosome 16, HanXRQr2.0-SUNRISE, whole genome shotgun sequence. It encodes these proteins:
- the LOC110920166 gene encoding putative RING-H2 finger protein ATL53; the encoded protein is MAVDPLLVGVLGVLSGAILVALIHCLTVNCLHNNALGTTEPARPPNMDRSPRIRVARETNSRLSLPLSASGSSSSSSSTLLAIHKYSKEFKEGTCVVCLGEFEENEEVRIMPECAHVFHVSCIDMWLFSHDNCPLCRANAIPRTHDVLISILASSRPVE